From Saprospiraceae bacterium, one genomic window encodes:
- a CDS encoding T9SS type A sorting domain-containing protein: MIRNCILGFVFFVTLVLFKLPLLAQDSCFLSTEARIEADTIILKVKAVHFDQIQSVQFAINFPTKNLHFVRGVANPLLNQASIGGNPDNCVFSWMPAPFNPVTLSTFDELVEFRFVIHTPDSEYCFDFEVPVFPLRMSSVLYSPHPSRGLQTCHSGLTGTVSGLLVADTDGDCLPDPGVVPVAFSGIELEHTDGQKYHAFAQSDGSFGLDLPLGTYTYHFIDPGFREYCNIPAQITIDSPGQIVPLDHAAKYLTDCPELEVQLTTPGLKRCSEVVFNLAYRNLGTSDAIDAFIEIQLDPELQLKDADLPFSSIGDQTFRFDLGLIKAGTKGLFAIRTSAPCDLSKLGQSICTSAEIFPNAPCLVNPFYDGAKLDIEASCDGNEAVFLIKNVGSGDMSQAIALTTVEDDVMPGIGGSLQLIKDGSQEFRFPANGRTIRIVLDTLPNHPYQLRYTKAIEGCGTGTISKGFLDNYSQGDEAPQVSVYCGELNDQILALSAKPEGMGEQKYIFREDRIYYTLRVVNDRLDTAFLIKVQVKLSDHLDVSTLQVYDHDNLYSWKILPGQLLEAEFRNPNLPPHGVDSLGSVLHFAYSIKPKADAPLRSLVENQSKYSINFGAYLNSNTTSHTLDQRIINSVKTQKELQSLLVYPNPITDRMYFQSGNFNLLGSVLEIQDLFGNLLIQKMISSDPVEDLSLGQLPSGIYFYQIISKSKDIFSGKIIKQ, from the coding sequence ATGATTAGGAACTGCATTTTAGGTTTTGTTTTTTTTGTGACGCTTGTGCTCTTCAAATTGCCATTGTTGGCACAGGACAGCTGTTTTTTGAGCACAGAAGCCAGAATCGAAGCGGACACCATTATCCTTAAGGTGAAGGCAGTTCATTTTGATCAAATTCAATCGGTTCAGTTTGCCATCAATTTTCCCACCAAGAATTTGCATTTTGTCAGAGGTGTTGCCAATCCTCTGTTGAATCAGGCGTCCATTGGCGGCAATCCGGACAATTGCGTTTTTTCCTGGATGCCGGCTCCGTTTAATCCTGTTACGCTTTCAACTTTTGATGAATTGGTAGAATTCAGGTTTGTGATCCACACGCCGGATTCAGAGTACTGCTTTGATTTTGAAGTTCCCGTTTTTCCGCTGAGGATGAGTTCAGTGCTATACAGTCCCCACCCTTCCAGGGGTTTGCAAACCTGTCATTCCGGCCTTACTGGTACCGTTTCCGGATTATTGGTGGCTGACACGGATGGAGACTGCCTTCCTGATCCCGGTGTTGTTCCGGTCGCTTTCTCAGGAATAGAACTCGAACACACCGACGGTCAAAAATATCATGCATTTGCACAGTCAGACGGCAGCTTTGGATTGGATTTACCCCTAGGAACTTATACCTATCATTTCATTGATCCAGGATTCAGAGAATATTGCAATATACCAGCTCAAATTACGATCGACTCCCCAGGCCAAATCGTACCATTGGACCATGCTGCTAAATATTTGACCGATTGCCCGGAGCTTGAGGTTCAGTTGACTACTCCCGGACTGAAGCGCTGCAGTGAGGTTGTTTTTAACCTTGCCTACAGAAACCTCGGAACTTCGGATGCGATTGATGCATTTATAGAAATTCAGTTGGATCCAGAACTCCAATTGAAGGATGCTGACCTCCCGTTTTCAAGCATTGGCGACCAGACTTTCCGTTTTGATCTCGGCTTGATCAAGGCCGGAACCAAAGGCCTGTTTGCGATCCGAACCTCTGCTCCCTGTGATCTCTCCAAGTTAGGTCAATCGATTTGTACCAGCGCTGAAATTTTTCCCAACGCTCCCTGTTTGGTGAATCCTTTCTACGATGGGGCTAAACTGGACATTGAGGCTTCCTGTGATGGAAATGAGGCGGTATTTCTCATCAAGAATGTGGGCAGTGGCGATATGTCCCAAGCCATTGCGCTGACCACCGTAGAAGATGATGTGATGCCGGGTATTGGGGGAAGCCTCCAACTTATCAAAGATGGTTCTCAGGAATTCAGATTTCCTGCAAACGGCCGAACCATAAGGATTGTGTTGGATACATTACCCAATCATCCCTATCAGCTGCGATACACAAAGGCCATCGAAGGTTGTGGCACCGGAACCATCAGCAAAGGATTTTTGGACAATTACAGCCAGGGAGATGAGGCTCCTCAAGTTTCGGTTTATTGTGGAGAATTAAATGACCAGATCCTGGCCTTGTCTGCGAAACCTGAAGGAATGGGAGAACAAAAGTATATTTTTAGAGAAGACAGAATCTATTATACGCTCAGGGTGGTCAATGATCGATTGGATACCGCTTTTCTAATTAAAGTTCAAGTAAAACTCAGCGATCATTTGGATGTTTCCACCCTTCAGGTATATGATCATGACAATCTCTATTCCTGGAAGATTCTTCCGGGTCAATTATTGGAGGCCGAGTTTAGAAATCCAAATCTACCACCGCATGGTGTAGATTCGTTGGGATCAGTATTGCATTTTGCCTATTCTATAAAGCCAAAAGCGGATGCCCCATTGCGATCCCTGGTGGAAAATCAATCCAAATACAGCATCAATTTTGGAGCCTATTTGAATTCCAATACCACTTCCCATACCCTGGATCAGAGGATCATAAATTCGGTAAAAACCCAAAAAGAGCTTCAGTCGCTTTTGGTCTATCCCAATCCGATCACGGATCGGATGTATTTTCAAAGTGGGAATTTTAATTTGTTGGGTTCAGTTTTAGAAATTCAAGACCTGTTTGGAAATTTGTTGATTCAAAAAATGATCAGTTCAGATCCTGTAGAGGACCTATCTCTCGGCCAATTACCATCCGGCATCTATTTTTATCAAATTATTTCCAAGTCAAAAGACATTTTTTCCGGAAAAATCATCAAACAATAA
- a CDS encoding DUF5606 domain-containing protein, with the protein MNLEKIMAVSGHGTLFRLVSARNNGLILEDLSNRKQNFYSSRIHQFSPLDSIGIYTLSDNIPLKEVYEKFLASDEVPEHTAEPTVIKEFFEKTLPEYDRYRVHIKDMKKCLKWFYQLKEMGLLYEENKKENEEEE; encoded by the coding sequence ATGAATCTTGAAAAAATAATGGCGGTCAGCGGACATGGTACTTTGTTCAGACTGGTGTCAGCCAGAAACAATGGATTGATTCTGGAGGATCTCAGCAACCGAAAGCAGAATTTTTATTCTTCCAGAATCCATCAGTTCTCTCCCCTTGATTCAATCGGTATTTATACATTAAGCGACAACATTCCGCTCAAAGAAGTGTATGAAAAATTTCTGGCAAGTGATGAAGTGCCTGAACACACTGCAGAACCGACGGTCATCAAGGAATTTTTTGAAAAAACGCTTCCCGAATATGATCGGTATAGGGTCCACATCAAAGACATGAAAAAGTGCCTGAAGTGGTTTTACCAACTAAAAGAAATGGGATTGCTGTACGAAGAAAATAAAAAAGAAAACGAAGAAGAGGAATAG
- a CDS encoding glycosyltransferase family 2 protein, with translation MYLQKKVVVVLPAYNAEKTLEKTLAEIPFDIVDELILCDDASRDDTVALAKKLGVHHVIRHTSNQGYGANQKTLYKKALELEADIIIMLHPDYQYTPKLIPSMVNIIARDLYPVVLGSRILGKGALAGGMPVYKYLFNRFLTLTQNILIRYKLSEYHTGYRAFDAKVLREIRFEENSDDFVFDNQMLSQIIYKGYHIAEVTCPTHYFEEASSINFRRSMIYGLGVLKVSLFHLFNKMGWMRSEIYR, from the coding sequence ATGTATCTCCAAAAGAAAGTTGTCGTTGTTCTTCCTGCTTACAACGCAGAAAAAACCCTGGAAAAAACGCTTGCAGAAATTCCATTTGATATAGTGGATGAACTCATTCTATGCGATGATGCCAGTCGCGATGATACTGTTGCCCTCGCCAAAAAATTGGGCGTCCATCATGTGATCCGGCATACCTCAAACCAAGGATACGGCGCCAACCAAAAAACCTTGTATAAAAAAGCATTGGAACTGGAAGCAGACATTATCATCATGCTTCATCCGGATTATCAATATACCCCAAAGCTCATCCCCAGCATGGTTAATATCATTGCGCGAGATCTTTATCCGGTGGTGCTTGGATCGAGAATTCTGGGGAAAGGCGCGCTGGCCGGAGGAATGCCCGTTTATAAATATCTATTCAACCGCTTTCTCACCCTCACACAAAATATTTTAATCAGATACAAACTATCAGAATACCATACCGGTTACCGGGCTTTTGATGCCAAAGTGTTAAGAGAAATCCGATTTGAAGAAAATTCGGATGATTTTGTTTTTGACAATCAGATGCTTTCTCAGATTATTTACAAAGGTTACCACATCGCAGAAGTGACCTGCCCCACGCATTATTTTGAAGAGGCCTCGTCGATTAATTTCAGAAGGTCGATGATCTATGGATTGGGAGTGTTAAAAGTCTCCCTGTTTCATCTATTCAACAAAATGGGATGGATGCGATCGGAGATATACCGTTAA